In a genomic window of Actinomycetes bacterium:
- a CDS encoding FAD-dependent oxidoreductase: MTAHDVVVVGAGLAGLSAARDLMNGGVDVVVVEARARAGGRVEQTSTADGRLVQLGGEVIGDFHTAYRELVAELGLTIVPSFTDIPGVDTWLTKEGVTLGDDMPWLSDDDRRCYQRVEADFAALTQTVDPDDPWSHPDAIALDRISVGDWLRSQGATTNVVRALELRSLGLAEDSVERRSLLADLRKEAVAGATGFYNYDAWEKAKVAEGSATVALRMAAELDYRIRYSSQVVTIDVSAAGVTVMLATGEILTGTDVVCALPAGPVRDIQISGVSSERLDALRRHQHASAAKYVPVYPDSFWERNGQNGTGYFEDTLLGGTWVQNDGILSALVPVNRLGPYFAAPRHLREGMLRDELARAYGAEALAVSEVFIRDWAVDPWTQGYITAWQPGELTAIGPQHGTHEPPFWVVGSDQWVCGYMEGAVRTGRAAAREMLARG, from the coding sequence ATGACCGCGCACGATGTGGTCGTTGTCGGTGCCGGGTTGGCTGGCCTGAGCGCTGCTCGCGATCTGATGAATGGCGGTGTAGATGTCGTTGTCGTCGAGGCGCGCGCTCGAGCGGGTGGGCGAGTTGAACAGACCAGTACTGCTGATGGTCGGCTGGTTCAACTGGGTGGTGAGGTAATTGGTGACTTCCACACTGCCTATCGGGAGTTAGTGGCGGAGTTAGGTCTGACCATTGTTCCAAGTTTCACCGATATTCCCGGCGTGGATACCTGGCTCACCAAGGAGGGGGTAACTCTCGGCGACGACATGCCGTGGCTCTCCGATGACGATCGTCGCTGCTACCAGCGGGTGGAGGCGGACTTCGCCGCCCTCACGCAAACTGTTGATCCCGATGACCCGTGGAGCCATCCAGATGCGATCGCGCTGGATCGGATCTCGGTCGGTGACTGGCTGCGTTCCCAGGGTGCCACCACCAATGTCGTTCGGGCGCTGGAACTGCGATCACTCGGATTAGCGGAGGATTCAGTTGAACGACGCTCGTTACTCGCCGATCTGCGTAAGGAAGCAGTGGCCGGTGCTACCGGGTTCTACAACTACGACGCTTGGGAGAAGGCCAAAGTGGCCGAAGGGTCAGCCACAGTGGCGCTGCGGATGGCCGCAGAATTGGACTATCGGATCCGGTACTCCAGTCAAGTTGTCACGATTGATGTGTCCGCGGCTGGCGTGACGGTCATGCTGGCAACTGGTGAAATCCTGACGGGTACCGACGTTGTCTGCGCGCTACCTGCTGGACCAGTGCGGGATATCCAGATCAGTGGCGTAAGTAGCGAGCGGTTGGACGCACTACGTCGTCACCAGCACGCATCGGCAGCCAAGTACGTACCGGTCTATCCCGACTCTTTTTGGGAACGCAACGGTCAGAACGGCACCGGCTACTTCGAAGACACCTTGTTGGGCGGGACATGGGTTCAGAATGACGGCATCTTGTCTGCCCTCGTCCCGGTCAATCGATTGGGCCCGTACTTCGCCGCTCCCCGGCACCTACGCGAGGGAATGCTGCGTGATGAGTTGGCGCGGGCTTACGGGGCGGAGGCACTCGCAGTATCGGAGGTCTTTATCCGGGACTGGGCCGTTGATCCATGGACGCAGGGATATATCACTGCCTGGCAGCCCGGTGAACTCACCGCGATCGGACCGCAGCACGGTACTCATGAGCCACCATTTTGGGTGGTGGGTTCCGACCAATGGGTCTGTGGCTACATGGAAGGTGCGGTGCGGACCGGCCGCGCGGCAGCCCGGGAGATGTTGGCTCGTGGCTAG
- a CDS encoding DUF427 domain-containing protein encodes MRRPKPQPPKPGQESVWDYPRPPALISSDELVRVWLDDVLVAETRAAKRILETAHAPAYYLPRDDVRMDLIAANPRRSWCEFKGQAHYGDVDSGTQQARDACWWYPDPSPGYESLAGMISFYPQRVTRCEVDGETVTPLAGSFYGDWPTSKIAGPYKGAPGTEGW; translated from the coding sequence GTGCGCAGACCCAAACCGCAACCCCCCAAGCCGGGGCAGGAGTCAGTGTGGGACTACCCCCGCCCGCCTGCTCTGATTTCCAGTGACGAGCTGGTGCGGGTCTGGCTGGATGACGTGCTGGTCGCCGAAACTCGCGCGGCCAAACGAATCTTGGAAACTGCGCACGCGCCGGCTTACTACCTGCCGCGCGATGATGTCCGCATGGACCTTATCGCCGCGAATCCTCGCCGCAGTTGGTGCGAGTTCAAAGGGCAGGCTCATTATGGCGACGTGGATAGCGGCACTCAGCAGGCCCGCGATGCCTGCTGGTGGTACCCGGATCCATCTCCCGGCTATGAATCACTGGCCGGGATGATCTCCTTCTATCCGCAACGGGTGACCCGCTGCGAGGTGGATGGGGAAACTGTCACTCCGTTGGCGGGCAGCTTCTACGGTGACTGGCCCACGTCAAAGATCGCCGGACCCTATAAGGGAGCGCCCGGCACTGAGGGCTGGTAG
- a CDS encoding fibronectin type III domain-containing protein, whose translation MKRLVACFVAVLVVTGLSGTTAGSAAAAAGDLDPGFTPPALNGSVYSMASLDDGGYVIGGAFTNAGGSGQSRLAKLNADGSLDNNFNPPDFDDTIKTVVALKNGQYLIGGEFENVGTSGYPHLVRLNANGAIDTSFTPPAFTNDVYSAAVLASGKYLIGGRFTDIGSSGRNVVVRLEENGDLDSAFTTSLTGRAAAVVEVSANRYLIGGEFTNTNPRFRLALVDSNGSPAAGFTPPDLSARVTSIALLSDGKYLVGGDFNDAGCSGCDKVARVNADGSIDTSFTPPALDERVYSVAALDDGKYLVGGDFDDAGCSGCDKVARLNADGSSDTGFSPPALSQDVYSVAALSDGKYLIGGFFTLAIDGKETRVARLLSDPPGPPTSVTVAAGDGSAVVAWTAPASPGGSPITSYTATAAPGGASCTSTTNSCTITGLTNGTSFTVTVTATNAQGTSAPSVPSSPSTPSSPFTPAQPATPDPVTDTVPAPVPGPGPAPTTSPVTAPAPALGTPGKVRKLRRVDLIQNGATLTWKRPKNDGGTPVTKYQYRIKKSGESWQAWNGKQTKKLKMSRTNRYSTTFTKLVRDRGLKPSSAYTVEVRAKNSVGHGPAKRFKFRTKSGIPVLPGNG comes from the coding sequence ATGAAGCGCCTAGTCGCCTGTTTCGTGGCCGTACTGGTTGTCACTGGCTTATCCGGAACTACCGCAGGATCGGCCGCTGCTGCTGCGGGTGATCTGGATCCCGGCTTTACCCCACCTGCTCTCAACGGCAGCGTGTACTCAATGGCCTCATTGGATGACGGCGGATACGTTATCGGCGGCGCCTTCACCAATGCTGGTGGCAGCGGTCAGAGTCGGCTGGCGAAGTTGAACGCCGACGGCAGTCTCGACAACAATTTCAATCCGCCAGACTTCGACGACACCATCAAGACGGTAGTGGCTCTCAAGAACGGTCAGTATTTGATCGGCGGCGAGTTCGAGAATGTCGGCACTTCTGGATACCCTCACTTAGTGCGCTTGAACGCCAACGGCGCCATCGACACCAGCTTCACCCCTCCCGCCTTTACCAACGATGTCTATTCAGCCGCAGTGCTCGCTAGCGGCAAATATTTGATCGGCGGGCGCTTCACAGATATTGGTAGCTCAGGCCGCAACGTTGTTGTCAGATTGGAAGAGAACGGCGATCTGGATTCCGCCTTCACCACATCGTTAACGGGAAGGGCCGCCGCAGTCGTGGAGGTTAGTGCCAATCGGTATCTCATCGGCGGGGAATTCACGAACACGAATCCGCGGTTCCGGCTCGCACTGGTGGACTCGAACGGTTCTCCTGCGGCCGGATTCACTCCACCAGATCTCTCCGCCAGAGTGACGTCTATCGCACTGCTCAGCGACGGTAAGTACCTTGTCGGCGGTGACTTCAATGACGCTGGCTGCAGTGGCTGCGACAAAGTCGCGCGGGTGAACGCGGATGGCTCCATCGATACCTCTTTCACCCCACCGGCCCTTGATGAGCGGGTGTATTCAGTCGCCGCCCTCGATGACGGCAAGTACCTCGTCGGTGGTGACTTCGATGACGCTGGCTGCAGTGGCTGCGACAAAGTCGCACGCCTGAACGCGGATGGAAGTAGTGACACTGGCTTCAGTCCTCCCGCCCTCAGCCAGGATGTGTATTCGGTCGCCGCCCTCAGCGATGGTAAGTACCTCATCGGTGGGTTCTTCACCCTCGCTATTGACGGTAAGGAGACTCGCGTGGCGCGACTGCTCTCCGACCCGCCAGGACCTCCCACGTCCGTCACAGTTGCTGCGGGCGATGGGTCGGCAGTTGTCGCTTGGACCGCACCCGCGTCTCCTGGCGGGTCCCCTATTACGAGTTACACCGCAACTGCCGCACCAGGCGGAGCATCGTGCACCAGTACCACCAACTCGTGCACCATCACCGGTCTGACCAATGGCACCAGCTTCACCGTGACGGTGACGGCTACCAACGCTCAGGGAACCTCTGCACCTTCCGTGCCAAGTTCACCCTCCACGCCAAGTTCGCCCTTCACGCCGGCCCAGCCCGCTACCCCAGATCCGGTAACCGACACGGTGCCTGCACCTGTACCTGGACCTGGGCCTGCTCCCACTACTTCCCCCGTTACTGCCCCTGCGCCCGCATTGGGCACTCCTGGCAAGGTGAGGAAACTGCGGAGAGTGGACCTCATCCAAAATGGAGCCACCCTGACCTGGAAACGACCAAAGAATGACGGTGGCACTCCGGTCACGAAGTATCAGTATCGGATCAAAAAGAGCGGCGAAAGCTGGCAGGCCTGGAACGGCAAGCAGACGAAGAAATTGAAAATGTCCCGAACCAACCGGTATTCCACGACCTTTACCAAACTGGTCAGAGATCGGGGGCTCAAGCCCAGTTCGGCTTACACCGTCGAAGTGAGGGCGAAGAACTCTGTCGGACACGGACCAGCGAAACGGTTCAAATTCCGCACGAAAAGTGGAATTCCGGTACTTCCCGGCAACGGCTAG
- the tgt gene encoding tRNA guanosine(34) transglycosylase Tgt: MFEFTVSDRLTSTKGGPTLGRAGLITTPHGDIQTPAFIPVGTKASLKAATPQQLTDTGAQAVLANAYHLYLQPGPDLIDQAGGLGVFMGWDGPTVTDSGGFQVMSLGVGFKKVLAMDVTSVANDDVIAEGKDRLAHVDDDGVTFKSHLDGSMHRFTPEVSMQVQHQIGADIIFAFDECTTLMNTREYQERSLQRTAAWARRCVVEHRRLTEERSHRPYQALFGVIQGAQYEDLRREAARDLGQLGFDGYGIGGALAKEQLGQIVGWVTSELSESQPRHLLGIGEPDDLFTAIENGADTFDCVTPSRVARNASLFADTGRFNITSSPNRWDFGPVQEGCECYTCKNFSKAYLHHLFKAKEMLASTLATIHNVHYVVKLVDSIRASIADGSFYEFRNEFLGRYYDRSAAT; encoded by the coding sequence ATGTTCGAGTTCACGGTTTCCGACCGGCTAACCAGCACCAAGGGCGGTCCGACGTTGGGGCGCGCGGGCTTGATCACCACCCCCCACGGCGATATTCAAACACCTGCATTCATTCCGGTGGGCACCAAAGCCAGCCTCAAGGCGGCCACGCCACAGCAACTCACCGACACCGGGGCGCAAGCGGTACTCGCCAACGCCTACCACCTCTATCTGCAGCCCGGTCCAGACTTGATCGATCAAGCCGGTGGATTGGGCGTCTTCATGGGTTGGGACGGGCCAACGGTTACCGACAGCGGTGGCTTCCAGGTGATGTCGCTGGGGGTGGGATTCAAGAAAGTATTGGCTATGGATGTCACTTCAGTTGCCAATGACGACGTCATCGCCGAGGGCAAGGATCGGTTGGCTCACGTTGATGACGACGGAGTCACGTTCAAGTCTCATCTGGACGGCTCCATGCACCGTTTCACTCCCGAGGTCTCGATGCAGGTGCAACACCAAATCGGGGCGGACATCATTTTCGCTTTCGACGAGTGCACCACTCTGATGAACACTCGGGAATATCAGGAGCGATCGTTACAGCGCACGGCGGCTTGGGCGCGACGCTGCGTTGTTGAGCACCGGCGGCTTACCGAGGAACGTAGCCACCGGCCCTATCAAGCCCTCTTCGGTGTCATCCAGGGAGCGCAGTACGAGGATCTGCGTCGCGAGGCGGCTCGCGATCTAGGGCAGTTGGGCTTCGACGGCTACGGCATCGGTGGCGCGCTAGCGAAGGAACAACTAGGTCAAATTGTTGGCTGGGTGACCAGTGAGTTGTCGGAGAGTCAACCGCGCCACTTGCTGGGGATCGGCGAACCGGACGATTTGTTCACCGCCATCGAAAATGGCGCCGATACTTTCGACTGCGTCACTCCGTCCCGGGTGGCCCGCAACGCCTCGCTGTTTGCTGACACCGGCCGATTCAATATCACCAGCTCACCGAATCGCTGGGACTTTGGCCCAGTGCAAGAAGGCTGCGAGTGTTACACCTGCAAGAACTTCAGCAAGGCCTACCTGCACCACCTGTTCAAGGCCAAGGAGATGCTGGCCTCGACGCTAGCCACGATCCACAATGTGCACTACGTCGTGAAGTTGGTGGACTCCATCCGAGCCAGCATCGCGGACGGAAGTTTCTATGAATTCCGCAATGAGTTTCTCGGTCGGTATTACGACCGGTCAGCGGCCACCTGA
- a CDS encoding nuclear transport factor 2 family protein, with protein MAEPDALAHWHRVVAARDPLLLADLLTEDATFHSPIVHRPQEGRDLVTLYLTGAMHVLGNDTFRYVREVVGDSDAVLEFVAEVDGVHVNGVDMISWDRANRITDFKVMLRPMRAIELVRDKMAELLQAAE; from the coding sequence ATCGCAGAACCGGACGCGTTAGCCCATTGGCACCGAGTGGTTGCGGCCCGCGACCCATTGTTGTTGGCAGATCTGCTGACCGAAGACGCCACCTTTCACTCTCCGATAGTCCATCGGCCGCAAGAGGGCCGCGACCTCGTCACACTCTATCTGACCGGCGCCATGCACGTTTTGGGTAACGACACTTTTCGCTACGTGCGTGAAGTAGTGGGTGATTCCGATGCGGTGCTGGAGTTTGTCGCTGAGGTGGACGGTGTGCATGTCAACGGCGTGGACATGATCAGTTGGGATCGAGCAAACCGAATCACAGACTTCAAGGTCATGCTGCGGCCGATGCGAGCAATTGAGTTGGTCCGCGACAAGATGGCTGAGCTACTTCAGGCTGCGGAATAA
- a CDS encoding pentapeptide repeat-containing protein: MFAVMQGPHRSCCREFTGATLDRAKLGNANLTGATLDRAKLTGAKLTGAKLGNADLTNADLRYANLTDANLKGANLFRSDLALATLTNANLRYATLTRARLYDANLTNADLIGATLLDATLLDATLTRARLSGANLTRANLTGANLTNADLSGTRLCNTTMPDGTIRSDDC, translated from the coding sequence TTGTTCGCCGTTATGCAAGGGCCTCATCGCAGCTGCTGTAGAGAGTTTACCGGCGCGACCCTGGACCGCGCGAAACTGGGCAACGCGAACCTGACCGGCGCGACCCTGGACCGCGCGAAACTGACCGGCGCGAAACTGACCGGCGCGAAACTGGGCAACGCGGATCTGACCAACGCGGACCTGCGGTACGCGAACCTCACCGACGCGAACCTCAAAGGCGCGAACCTGTTCCGCTCGGACCTAGCCCTCGCGACCCTGACCAACGCGAATCTGCGGTACGCGACCCTGACCCGCGCGCGCCTGTACGATGCGAACCTGACCAACGCGGACCTGATCGGCGCGACCCTGCTCGACGCGACCCTGCTCGACGCGACCCTGACCCGCGCGCGCCTGTCCGGCGCTAACCTGACCCGCGCGAACCTGACCGGCGCGAACCTGACCAACGCGGACCTGTCCGGCACAAGACTCTGCAATACGACGATGCCGGACGGCACCATCCGCAGCGACGACTGCTGA
- a CDS encoding zinc-binding dehydrogenase, with the protein MLAAQLVGFGGPGNLVLTDVPDPEPGPGDVLIAVAAAAVNNTDINTRTGWYGSGGWSGAVTLPRIQGADVCGRITAVGPGVPAECIGERVIVEPVLRMVHGTRMQPPWYLGSECDGGFAELVRVPATNAHIVHRSLSDLEWASFPCSYSTAENLLTRANVGTGDDLLVTGASGGVGSAVIQLALARGAQVTAVSSPGKAAAVQALGVDSVLDRTDDPGQDRFDVVVDLVGGERWPMLLQALRPRGRLATSGAVAGAEVSLDLRTLYLKDLSLFGGTIIDEGVFTALVRRIEDGDIAPLVARSYPLTQIHQAQADFTARAHVGKIVLSVSAA; encoded by the coding sequence ATGCTCGCAGCGCAACTGGTTGGCTTCGGCGGCCCGGGGAATCTCGTCCTGACCGACGTCCCCGATCCCGAGCCGGGGCCCGGCGACGTGCTCATCGCAGTGGCTGCCGCAGCGGTGAACAACACCGATATCAACACCCGGACCGGCTGGTACGGCTCGGGCGGCTGGAGCGGGGCCGTGACGCTTCCCCGGATCCAGGGAGCCGATGTCTGCGGGCGCATCACAGCGGTCGGGCCCGGGGTCCCGGCCGAGTGCATCGGTGAACGGGTGATCGTAGAACCCGTGCTGCGCATGGTGCATGGCACTCGCATGCAGCCGCCCTGGTATCTGGGCTCAGAATGTGACGGCGGGTTCGCCGAGCTGGTCCGGGTGCCCGCTACCAACGCGCACATCGTCCACCGGTCACTGTCCGACCTGGAGTGGGCCAGCTTTCCGTGCTCGTACTCGACCGCGGAGAACCTGCTCACCCGGGCGAACGTCGGCACCGGCGACGATCTCCTGGTCACGGGTGCATCCGGTGGGGTCGGCTCGGCGGTCATCCAGCTGGCCCTGGCCCGGGGGGCTCAAGTAACGGCCGTGAGCAGCCCTGGCAAAGCTGCAGCCGTGCAGGCGCTGGGGGTGGACTCGGTTCTCGACCGTACCGATGACCCCGGCCAGGACCGCTTCGACGTAGTCGTGGATCTAGTCGGCGGCGAACGATGGCCGATGCTGCTGCAGGCGCTGCGTCCCCGAGGCCGCCTCGCAACGTCGGGCGCAGTGGCCGGCGCTGAGGTGTCACTGGACCTACGCACGTTGTATCTCAAGGACCTGAGTCTGTTCGGCGGCACGATCATCGACGAGGGGGTGTTCACCGCACTGGTACGGCGCATCGAGGATGGCGATATCGCGCCATTGGTAGCGCGCTCCTATCCACTCACGCAGATCCACCAGGCTCAGGCCGACTTCACGGCCAGGGCCCACGTCGGCAAGATCGTGCTCTCAGTCTCCGCTGCCTGA
- a CDS encoding FUSC family protein encodes MTAADATSDSTGQERKPSFAKKFVGAIVIVLLLLTVPALLGYWLGGESVSAAAGAAIGSLAGLLITSAAGQQNMLKFLPALALAAFAGYSLYGSAWWAAVCILLGLAVGWEARRGLHMPLAIVAVVFCVARPGVDDFNSTAYIIAIVLGAINGMLLARKLGAPERMAPPILDERRSGIFALLVGGTTAVAVLLMSLLDNPQSYWLPMTVFILAVPKPGAQLAQRVGHRLLGTVVGVVLAGLAIAAGSPDGLGLMIASILLVAAFVVREPNWLNQTLVSAAVVLVMTPIYGSAVGSTRVVLTAVAGGITLLGLALWLWWEKRHADEFDIDEDINEALASFSEAPIQRDIDQAKLK; translated from the coding sequence GTGACTGCCGCGGACGCCACCAGCGATAGCACTGGGCAGGAGAGGAAACCGAGTTTCGCCAAGAAGTTCGTTGGTGCCATTGTCATCGTCTTACTACTGCTTACTGTTCCCGCCCTCCTGGGGTATTGGCTGGGGGGTGAATCGGTATCGGCGGCCGCGGGCGCAGCTATCGGTAGTCTGGCCGGCCTGCTCATCACCAGTGCCGCAGGACAGCAAAATATGCTGAAGTTCTTGCCGGCGCTAGCCTTGGCCGCTTTCGCTGGCTACAGCCTCTACGGTTCTGCCTGGTGGGCAGCAGTCTGTATCCTGCTGGGACTCGCCGTGGGCTGGGAGGCCCGTCGTGGCCTCCACATGCCGCTAGCAATCGTCGCAGTGGTCTTCTGCGTAGCACGACCGGGCGTGGACGATTTCAACTCCACTGCCTACATCATTGCGATCGTCCTCGGCGCGATCAACGGCATGCTGCTGGCCCGGAAACTGGGCGCACCGGAACGTATGGCCCCGCCCATTCTCGACGAACGCCGCTCCGGGATTTTCGCCCTACTGGTTGGCGGCACCACCGCAGTGGCGGTACTGCTCATGTCGCTATTGGACAATCCGCAAAGCTACTGGCTGCCCATGACCGTCTTCATCTTGGCCGTTCCCAAACCTGGGGCACAACTCGCCCAACGCGTAGGGCATCGACTGTTGGGCACGGTGGTGGGTGTTGTCCTCGCTGGTCTGGCCATTGCGGCCGGATCGCCCGACGGCCTAGGCCTAATGATCGCATCAATATTGTTGGTGGCTGCTTTTGTCGTTCGCGAACCCAACTGGCTCAATCAGACCCTCGTCTCCGCCGCTGTGGTGCTGGTCATGACTCCGATCTACGGCAGTGCTGTGGGATCCACTCGAGTCGTGCTGACCGCAGTTGCTGGCGGGATCACTCTGCTGGGCTTGGCGCTCTGGTTGTGGTGGGAGAAGCGCCATGCGGACGAATTCGATATCGATGAGGACATCAATGAGGCGCTGGCATCCTTCAGCGAGGCCCCGATTCAACGGGACATCGATCAAGCGAAGTTGAAGTAG
- a CDS encoding queuosine precursor transporter — MSASPTSPVQSAVPDQSPRFARVPTGNYTTIVVVFVSLLLISNIGAVKLIEFGPFSIGSWEFPIITDGGAFLFPLVYIVGDVLAEVYGFKAARKAIFLGFLMGALAALTFFLVQISPPATDWPNQEAFEAVLGFVPRIVLASLCAYLVGQLINAYVLVWIKKRTNERYLWVRLLGSTAVGQLADTVVFCTIAFYGIITGAEFLNYVVIGYLYKTAVEAILLPVTYQVVRIVKRGEPSYAESEQPNQVAADRS; from the coding sequence ATGAGTGCTTCCCCAACTTCTCCTGTCCAGTCCGCTGTGCCTGATCAATCGCCAAGGTTCGCGCGGGTTCCCACCGGCAACTACACCACCATCGTGGTGGTGTTCGTGTCGCTGCTGCTGATCTCCAATATCGGTGCGGTGAAATTGATCGAGTTCGGTCCGTTCTCGATTGGGTCCTGGGAGTTTCCGATCATCACTGATGGCGGTGCCTTCCTGTTCCCGTTGGTGTACATCGTGGGTGACGTGCTGGCGGAGGTCTACGGCTTCAAGGCAGCACGCAAGGCCATCTTCCTGGGTTTCCTCATGGGCGCGCTGGCTGCGCTCACTTTCTTCCTGGTGCAGATCTCTCCGCCCGCAACCGATTGGCCCAATCAAGAAGCGTTTGAGGCCGTGCTCGGCTTCGTTCCGCGGATTGTGCTCGCCAGCTTGTGCGCCTACCTGGTGGGACAGCTAATCAACGCCTACGTCTTGGTATGGATCAAGAAACGTACCAATGAGCGCTATTTGTGGGTACGGCTTTTGGGCTCCACTGCTGTGGGGCAACTCGCTGACACTGTGGTGTTCTGCACGATCGCGTTCTACGGCATCATCACTGGGGCAGAGTTCCTCAACTACGTTGTCATCGGCTACTTGTACAAGACGGCAGTGGAAGCCATTCTGTTGCCGGTCACCTACCAGGTGGTCCGGATCGTCAAGCGCGGTGAACCAAGTTACGCCGAATCGGAGCAGCCGAATCAGGTGGCCGCTGACCGGTCGTAA
- a CDS encoding endonuclease/exonuclease/phosphatase family protein codes for MLRKTGIGIALAIGLALTTVAAPATAGSSPKSGTAINGYTIELGNVNKIRLPGVIAPTQGECGYSEAKQFTDRFIANGFTTSKPPKGQRKRNGVKLRFVANPSGKDLGKRLLKKGMASAAYDADDGYKKHGKDKKYRKLDKKTVGICDRAPKPSKKQRLKVATYNICKYTCPNSPLAWFERRDAVFLTMKSAKADVLAVQEATDFGSQRIDVATAMNSSGYTLLPEVGDCGENCLNSTGILFRRSRATPLDLPDGQPGYGMISPMSLTGPVSWEDIGNRGFSWALLKHLPTQKPFLAVSVHLTSEISTRAEEARQTSTRVIADWMKARAAEWGYENLPLIFAGDLNSYQARYPAGPQRILANDGFADGFTAADKKNAQYSTGNFFSNGSWPKKPTTYKDPPRIDYIFAAERMRPIKYGVSLRVLANGEFDPEYRGSDHNLVWSDWNLLR; via the coding sequence GTGCTTCGCAAGACTGGAATCGGCATCGCTCTGGCAATCGGCCTTGCACTGACTACTGTCGCGGCACCGGCCACTGCCGGCTCGTCGCCAAAATCTGGCACGGCGATCAACGGCTACACCATTGAGTTGGGTAACGTAAATAAGATCCGACTTCCTGGCGTCATCGCGCCAACCCAGGGAGAGTGCGGCTACTCCGAGGCCAAGCAGTTCACGGACCGCTTCATTGCAAATGGGTTCACCACCAGCAAACCACCCAAAGGGCAACGCAAAAGAAATGGCGTCAAGCTTCGCTTTGTCGCTAATCCATCCGGCAAGGATTTGGGAAAGCGACTGCTCAAGAAGGGGATGGCTAGTGCGGCCTACGACGCCGACGATGGCTACAAGAAGCACGGCAAGGACAAGAAGTACCGCAAACTGGATAAGAAGACCGTCGGTATCTGCGACCGGGCTCCGAAGCCCAGCAAGAAACAGCGACTCAAAGTGGCGACGTACAACATCTGCAAGTACACCTGCCCCAACTCACCACTTGCTTGGTTCGAGCGTCGGGATGCTGTCTTCCTTACGATGAAGTCAGCGAAGGCTGATGTCCTCGCCGTGCAAGAGGCAACGGACTTCGGCAGTCAACGCATTGACGTCGCGACGGCCATGAACTCCAGTGGCTACACCCTGCTACCGGAGGTCGGCGACTGCGGTGAGAACTGTCTGAACAGCACCGGCATCCTCTTTCGTCGCAGCCGCGCCACGCCACTCGATCTTCCCGATGGCCAACCGGGCTACGGCATGATTTCACCGATGTCGCTCACTGGCCCCGTCAGCTGGGAGGACATCGGGAATCGCGGCTTCAGTTGGGCGCTGCTCAAGCATCTGCCTACCCAGAAGCCCTTCCTCGCGGTATCGGTTCACCTAACTTCCGAGATAAGTACACGCGCGGAAGAAGCACGGCAGACATCGACCAGGGTGATTGCTGACTGGATGAAGGCACGTGCCGCTGAGTGGGGGTACGAAAATTTGCCGCTGATCTTCGCCGGTGACTTGAACTCCTACCAGGCGCGCTACCCGGCAGGCCCACAGCGCATTCTGGCTAACGATGGCTTCGCCGACGGATTCACCGCAGCCGACAAGAAGAATGCGCAATATTCCACTGGCAACTTCTTCAGCAATGGATCGTGGCCCAAGAAACCCACCACGTATAAGGATCCGCCTCGGATCGACTACATCTTTGCCGCCGAACGAATGCGGCCGATCAAGTACGGGGTGTCGCTACGTGTACTCGCCAACGGGGAATTCGATCCGGAGTATCGCGGGTCGGACCACAATTTGGTCTGGTCGGACTGGAACCTGCTGCGCTGA
- a CDS encoding GNAT family N-acetyltransferase — translation MSETAVQVRAVTPGEIPAVIDIVEPVVQAGETYAVSPSLTRSEIEQWWCAPAHEVRVAVVGDQVVGSYYLRANQQGPGSHVANCGYITSATYEGQGIARQMCRDSLAVARERGFLAMQYNLVAMSNLRAVKLWQDMGFAEVGRIPQAFRLPAGERVDALVLFRSLK, via the coding sequence ATGAGTGAGACGGCAGTCCAGGTGCGAGCGGTAACACCAGGTGAGATTCCCGCGGTCATCGACATCGTCGAACCGGTGGTGCAGGCCGGAGAAACCTATGCGGTGTCGCCGTCGCTGACCAGATCTGAAATCGAGCAATGGTGGTGCGCCCCAGCGCATGAGGTGCGGGTCGCGGTTGTCGGCGACCAGGTTGTGGGGAGTTACTACCTGCGGGCAAATCAGCAAGGACCCGGCAGCCATGTCGCCAACTGCGGCTACATCACTTCCGCCACATATGAAGGTCAAGGCATTGCCCGGCAGATGTGCCGCGATTCGCTAGCGGTGGCCCGGGAGCGTGGTTTCTTGGCGATGCAATACAACTTGGTGGCGATGAGCAACCTGCGTGCGGTGAAGCTCTGGCAAGATATGGGCTTCGCTGAAGTTGGCCGGATTCCGCAAGCATTTCGATTGCCGGCAGGGGAACGGGTGGATGCGCTGGTGTTATTCCGCAGCCTGAAGTAG